A window of Malania oleifera isolate guangnan ecotype guangnan chromosome 5, ASM2987363v1, whole genome shotgun sequence contains these coding sequences:
- the LOC131156113 gene encoding pectinesterase-like, with translation MAGVGEVAADFSPNSTDVGSGFLFTLLLLSVLSGSSDAQPRNPNSVVAQDGSGNFTTIAEALQAAPDNSPQIYYIKIRPGKYMENVIVDITKTNIAFLGEGMDTTIISGNKSFGAGYQTSQTATVVIKAPGFIAMDVTFENTAGPYYGQALALTSENDYIAFYRCRFLGYQDTLNPQSGIQFFRECEIYGTVDFIFGDATVVMQNSIIYARKPLDGQSNVITAQGRSVPTSSTGTVIQNCSIKAAPDLLPYKSQIKTYLGRPWKDYSRSIIMQSNLGDFIDPAGWLQWEGAPNRSKTAYYVEYDNTGPGANTAGRVQWPGYHIQTNPTTVMNFTVRNFIRGDRWIPKTGIPFFLDLM, from the exons ATGGCTGGAGTTGGTGAGGTTGCTGCCGACTTCAGCCCAAATTCAACAGATGTGGGCT CTGGGTTTTTGTTCACACTTCTGCTCCTATCAGTTTTGTCTGGGAGCTCCGACGCCCAACCCAGAAACCCTAATAGCGTAGTGGCCCAAGATGGGTCCGGAAACTTCACCACAATCGCTGAAGCACTCCAAGCCGCTCCGGACAACAGTCCTCAAATATACTATATCAAGATCCGACCCGGAAAATATATGGAGAATGTGATTGTGGATATCACAAAAACAAACATAGCATTCCTTGGAGAGGGTATGGATACCACCATCATATCCGGCAACAAGAGTTTTGGTGCCGGATATCAAACCTCCCAAACAGCTACTGTCG tgATAAAAGCTCCAGGATTCATCGCGATGGATGTTACTTTTGAAAATACTGCGGGCCCGTATTATGGCCAAGCACTGGCGTTGACTAGCGAGAATGATTACATTGCATTCTACAGGTGCAGATTTCTTGGGTATCAAGATACCCTAAATCCCCAAAGTGGAATTCAATTTTTTCGAGAATGTGAAATTTATGGAACCGTAGATTTCATATTTGGAGACGCTACAGTGGTGATGCAAAATTCTATTATTTACGCGCGAAAACCTCTTGATGGTCAATCAAACGTAATCACTGCCCAAGGAAGATCTGTGCCTACATCAAGCACAGGAACAGTGATTCAAAATTGTTCGATAAAGGCTGCACCGGATCTCCTTCCTTATAAGTCACAAATTAAGACATATTTGGGAAGGCCATGGAAGGATTACTCAAGATCAATCATCATGCAGAGTAACCTTGGTGATTTTATAGATCCCGCAGGATGGCTTCAATGGGAGGGAGCCCCTAATAGGTCTAAGACGGCATACTATGTTGAATACGATAATACAGGTCCTGGAGCCAACACTGCTGGTAGAGTTCAATGGCCAGGATATCATATCCAAACTAACCCTACCACTGTCATGAATTTTACTGTTAGAAACTTTATTAGGGGGGATCGTTGGATTCCCAAGACTGGGATCCCTTTTTTTCTTGATCTAATGTAA